A window from Cydia amplana chromosome 12, ilCydAmpl1.1, whole genome shotgun sequence encodes these proteins:
- the LOC134653142 gene encoding serine/arginine repetitive matrix protein 1 isoform X1, whose protein sequence is MVSTLSRQEKFNQARRNFCFYLDIQDQGLCRSISRRLQDMGLQREACLSGRVTHVVRDSGAGAAPPRWRRDSARTRADAMLDRVRHAPTPHNYVLLSVEKAIALLDKLYDTFFAAPRKSNVRLFTKHYIKIEFLDKQCRPLYKEFDAWPEFSLEPNPERKDKKDPIINQGVTVNNNYQNIIGQNREMTRKNNRPRIKEKEDKEPGGGGGYCSACGAVFADLAAHSRSPRHAAFARDTSNFLALDSLIGASFPVNGERRSLRHVCNGDPDPRRNGALDDEPRRTRCRKTDGREDRQYYKVVGVSTKLRSSGGFVAKRKDSSPTCNGAKPLVVKFRKVRRSELSVLSDEAEQFMFPKRASSTSSTSSDDDDDDDEKKESPRRKTPTLERRRQARPTALKEESSEEDSWLDDKRRRKRRVVPVARRTRRAPCKPPTPEPEPPPEIELPVEKEPVPDPEPEVSPLREEPVEKCMKWEDGRLKYTPAVEQLEFAFESVPRSEPWFETFTRQDHDQVSVRNVPRCFALYSKSPKLPYEIGQLPPLKPDCCPLSALPAPAAAREPRAERYGTRGLKTRKLHKRVAAVAAQGSRPRKSPREHASTLAMLGSAGLHRRGPDDSKSTASEDTVSDALSAKPEPSEAHERLRRFLSEVFDDAAEYELDEVQGGGLPAAAAPPDVLGLVSECDGCDIIRRELAERRRARRRTRFKNRTGWPTKRKPKKGSRTDSEKTESSLDRSSVASGDTCDEDDPSEVEGTVPPKVEDEREATAGEPLRLDVKVLLEDEKKAERVAKRGSARSSEEEEERGRKRRRALSNLAGTWLQPVVRVARVDAAARRLRSAAKPRASRTR, encoded by the exons ATGGTGTCAACTTTGAGTCGTCAAGAAAAATTCAATCAAG CGAGaagaaatttctgtttttacttGGATATTCAAGACCAGGGACTATGTAGATCGATATCAAGAAGACTCCAAGACATGGGTTTA CAACGCGAGGCGTGCCTGAGCGGCCGCGTGACGCACGTGGTGCGCgacagcggcgccggcgccgcgccccCGCGATGGCGCCGTGACTCCGCCCGCACGCGCGCCGATGCCATGCTCGACCGCGTCCGCCACGCGCCCACACCACACAACTACGTGCTGCTCTCGGTTGAGAAG GCGATAGCTCTATTGGATAAACTGTATGACACGTTCTTCGCGGCCCCGCGTAAATCGAATGTCAGGCTCTTCACAAAACATTATATCAAGATTGAATTTTTGGACAA ACAGTGCAGGCCTCTGTATAAAGAGTTTGACGCGTGGCCCGAGTTCTCATTAGAACCTAACCCGGAGAGGAAAGATAAGAAGGACCCCATTATAAACCAAGGAGTCACGGTCAATAACAACTACCAAAATATAATTGGACAGAATCGCGA AATGACACGGAAGAACAATCGTCCGCGAATAAAAGAGAAAGAGGATAAGGAGcccgggggcgggggcgggtaCTGCTCGGCGTGCGGCGCCGTGTTCGCGGACCTGGCCGCGCACTCGCGCTCGCCGCGCCACGCCGCCTTCGCGCGCGACACCAGCAACTTCCTCGCGCTCGACTCCCTCATCGGCGCCTCCTTCCCCGTCAACGGCGAGCGCCGCTCCCTGCGCCACGTGTGCAACGGCGACCCGGACCCGCGCCGCAACGGCGCCCTAGACGACGAACCCCGCCGCACGCGCTGCAGGAAAACCGACGGCCGGGAGGACCGCCAGTATTACAAGGTCGTCGGGGTCAGCACGAAGCTCCGCTCGAGCGGGGGCTTCGTCGCCAAACGGAAGGACTCGTCCCCGACGTGCAACGGGGCGAAACCGCTCGTGGTCAAGTTCAGAAAAGTGCGGCGCTCCGAGCTGTCGGTGCTCAGTGATGAGGCGGAGCAGTTCATGTTTCCGAAGCGCGCCAGCTCGACCAGCTCCACTTCCTCggatgacgatgatgatgatgatgaaaaaaaGGAGTCTCCGCGGCgaaagacgccgacgctcgaacgGCGACGTCAGGCGCGTCCGACCGCATTAAAAGAGGAGTCGTCCGAAGAAGACAGCTGGTTAGATGACAAGCGGCGGCGGAAGCGGCGAGTGGTCCCCGTCGCGAGGAGAACGCGGCGAGCGCCCTGTAAACCTCCCACGCCCGAGCCCGAACCGCCGCCCGAAATAGAACTACCGGTAGAAAAGGAACCGGTTCCGGACCCTGAGCCCGAAGTGAGTCCGCTCCGGGAGGAGCCGGTCGAGAAATGTATGAAGTGGGAAGACGGCCGGCTCAAGTACACGCCGGCGGTGGAACAGTTGGAGTTCGCGTTCGAGAGCGTGCCGCGGAGCGAGCCCTGGTTCGAGACCTTCACGCGGCAGGACCACGACCAGGTCTCGGTCAGAAACGTGCCACGGTGTTTCG CATTGTACTCCAAGTCGCCAAAGCTGCCATACGAGATCGGTCAGCTGCCGCCGCTGAAGCCGGACTGCTGCCCGCTCAGCGCCCTGCCCGCGCCGGCCGCCGCGCGCGAGCCGCGCGCCGAGCGCTACGGCACGAGAGGCCTCAAGACCCGCAAGCTGCACAAGCGGGTCGCCGCCGTCGCCGCGCAGGGCTCCCGGCCGAGGAAGTCCCCCCGCGAGCACGCGAGCACGCTCGCCATGCTCGGCTCGGCCGGCCTGCACCGCCGCGGCCCCGACGACTCCAAGTCCACCGCCTCCGAGGACACCGTCAGCGACGCGCTCAGCGCCAAGCCGGAGCCTTCCGAGGCCCACGAGCGGCTCCGGAGGTTCCTCTCCGAGGTGTTCGACGACGCAGCCGAGTACGAGTTGGACGAGGTGCAGGGCGGAGGCCTGCCCGCCGCCGCGGCGCCGCCCGACGTGCTCGGGCTCGTGTCCGAGTGCGACGGCTGCGACATCATCCGCCGCGAGTTGGCCGAGcggcgccgcgcccgccgccgcacgCGCTTCAAGAACAGGACCGGCTGGCCCACCAAGAGGAAGCCGAAGAAGGGCTCGCGCACCGACAGCGAGAAAACCGAGAGCAGCCTCGACCGGTCGTCCGTCGCGTCCGGGGACACCTGCGACGAGGACGACCCGTCCGAGGTCGAGGGGACGGTCCCGCCGAAGGTCGAGGACGAGCGGGAGGCGACGGCCGGCGAGCCGCTGCGGCTCGACGTGAAAGTGCTCCTCGAGGACGAGAAAAAAGCGGAGAGAGTGGCCAAAAGAGGGTCGGCGCGCTCGtccgaggaggaggaggagcgAGGGAGAAAGAGGAGGCGCGCGCTGAGCAACCTGGCCGGCACGTGGCTGCAGCCCGTCGTGCGCGTGGCGCGCGTggacgcggcggcgcggcggctgcGCTCCGCCGCCAAGCCGCGCGCCAGCCGCACCCGGTAG
- the LOC134653142 gene encoding nucleolar and coiled-body phosphoprotein 1 isoform X3 — MPCSTASATRPHHTTTCCSRLRRQCRPLYKEFDAWPEFSLEPNPERKDKKDPIINQGVTVNNNYQNIIGQNREMTRKNNRPRIKEKEDKEPGGGGGYCSACGAVFADLAAHSRSPRHAAFARDTSNFLALDSLIGASFPVNGERRSLRHVCNGDPDPRRNGALDDEPRRTRCRKTDGREDRQYYKVVGVSTKLRSSGGFVAKRKDSSPTCNGAKPLVVKFRKVRRSELSVLSDEAEQFMFPKRASSTSSTSSDDDDDDDEKKESPRRKTPTLERRRQARPTALKEESSEEDSWLDDKRRRKRRVVPVARRTRRAPCKPPTPEPEPPPEIELPVEKEPVPDPEPEVSPLREEPVEKCMKWEDGRLKYTPAVEQLEFAFESVPRSEPWFETFTRQDHDQVSVRNVPRCFALYSKSPKLPYEIGQLPPLKPDCCPLSALPAPAAAREPRAERYGTRGLKTRKLHKRVAAVAAQGSRPRKSPREHASTLAMLGSAGLHRRGPDDSKSTASEDTVSDALSAKPEPSEAHERLRRFLSEVFDDAAEYELDEVQGGGLPAAAAPPDVLGLVSECDGCDIIRRELAERRRARRRTRFKNRTGWPTKRKPKKGSRTDSEKTESSLDRSSVASGDTCDEDDPSEVEGTVPPKVEDEREATAGEPLRLDVKVLLEDEKKAERVAKRGSARSSEEEEERGRKRRRALSNLAGTWLQPVVRVARVDAAARRLRSAAKPRASRTR, encoded by the exons ATGCCATGCTCGACCGCGTCCGCCACGCGCCCACACCACACAACTACGTGCTGCTCTCGGTTGAGAAG ACAGTGCAGGCCTCTGTATAAAGAGTTTGACGCGTGGCCCGAGTTCTCATTAGAACCTAACCCGGAGAGGAAAGATAAGAAGGACCCCATTATAAACCAAGGAGTCACGGTCAATAACAACTACCAAAATATAATTGGACAGAATCGCGA AATGACACGGAAGAACAATCGTCCGCGAATAAAAGAGAAAGAGGATAAGGAGcccgggggcgggggcgggtaCTGCTCGGCGTGCGGCGCCGTGTTCGCGGACCTGGCCGCGCACTCGCGCTCGCCGCGCCACGCCGCCTTCGCGCGCGACACCAGCAACTTCCTCGCGCTCGACTCCCTCATCGGCGCCTCCTTCCCCGTCAACGGCGAGCGCCGCTCCCTGCGCCACGTGTGCAACGGCGACCCGGACCCGCGCCGCAACGGCGCCCTAGACGACGAACCCCGCCGCACGCGCTGCAGGAAAACCGACGGCCGGGAGGACCGCCAGTATTACAAGGTCGTCGGGGTCAGCACGAAGCTCCGCTCGAGCGGGGGCTTCGTCGCCAAACGGAAGGACTCGTCCCCGACGTGCAACGGGGCGAAACCGCTCGTGGTCAAGTTCAGAAAAGTGCGGCGCTCCGAGCTGTCGGTGCTCAGTGATGAGGCGGAGCAGTTCATGTTTCCGAAGCGCGCCAGCTCGACCAGCTCCACTTCCTCggatgacgatgatgatgatgatgaaaaaaaGGAGTCTCCGCGGCgaaagacgccgacgctcgaacgGCGACGTCAGGCGCGTCCGACCGCATTAAAAGAGGAGTCGTCCGAAGAAGACAGCTGGTTAGATGACAAGCGGCGGCGGAAGCGGCGAGTGGTCCCCGTCGCGAGGAGAACGCGGCGAGCGCCCTGTAAACCTCCCACGCCCGAGCCCGAACCGCCGCCCGAAATAGAACTACCGGTAGAAAAGGAACCGGTTCCGGACCCTGAGCCCGAAGTGAGTCCGCTCCGGGAGGAGCCGGTCGAGAAATGTATGAAGTGGGAAGACGGCCGGCTCAAGTACACGCCGGCGGTGGAACAGTTGGAGTTCGCGTTCGAGAGCGTGCCGCGGAGCGAGCCCTGGTTCGAGACCTTCACGCGGCAGGACCACGACCAGGTCTCGGTCAGAAACGTGCCACGGTGTTTCG CATTGTACTCCAAGTCGCCAAAGCTGCCATACGAGATCGGTCAGCTGCCGCCGCTGAAGCCGGACTGCTGCCCGCTCAGCGCCCTGCCCGCGCCGGCCGCCGCGCGCGAGCCGCGCGCCGAGCGCTACGGCACGAGAGGCCTCAAGACCCGCAAGCTGCACAAGCGGGTCGCCGCCGTCGCCGCGCAGGGCTCCCGGCCGAGGAAGTCCCCCCGCGAGCACGCGAGCACGCTCGCCATGCTCGGCTCGGCCGGCCTGCACCGCCGCGGCCCCGACGACTCCAAGTCCACCGCCTCCGAGGACACCGTCAGCGACGCGCTCAGCGCCAAGCCGGAGCCTTCCGAGGCCCACGAGCGGCTCCGGAGGTTCCTCTCCGAGGTGTTCGACGACGCAGCCGAGTACGAGTTGGACGAGGTGCAGGGCGGAGGCCTGCCCGCCGCCGCGGCGCCGCCCGACGTGCTCGGGCTCGTGTCCGAGTGCGACGGCTGCGACATCATCCGCCGCGAGTTGGCCGAGcggcgccgcgcccgccgccgcacgCGCTTCAAGAACAGGACCGGCTGGCCCACCAAGAGGAAGCCGAAGAAGGGCTCGCGCACCGACAGCGAGAAAACCGAGAGCAGCCTCGACCGGTCGTCCGTCGCGTCCGGGGACACCTGCGACGAGGACGACCCGTCCGAGGTCGAGGGGACGGTCCCGCCGAAGGTCGAGGACGAGCGGGAGGCGACGGCCGGCGAGCCGCTGCGGCTCGACGTGAAAGTGCTCCTCGAGGACGAGAAAAAAGCGGAGAGAGTGGCCAAAAGAGGGTCGGCGCGCTCGtccgaggaggaggaggagcgAGGGAGAAAGAGGAGGCGCGCGCTGAGCAACCTGGCCGGCACGTGGCTGCAGCCCGTCGTGCGCGTGGCGCGCGTggacgcggcggcgcggcggctgcGCTCCGCCGCCAAGCCGCGCGCCAGCCGCACCCGGTAG
- the LOC134653142 gene encoding serine/arginine repetitive matrix protein 1 isoform X2, giving the protein MLDRVRHAPTPHNYVLLSVEKAIALLDKLYDTFFAAPRKSNVRLFTKHYIKIEFLDKQCRPLYKEFDAWPEFSLEPNPERKDKKDPIINQGVTVNNNYQNIIGQNREMTRKNNRPRIKEKEDKEPGGGGGYCSACGAVFADLAAHSRSPRHAAFARDTSNFLALDSLIGASFPVNGERRSLRHVCNGDPDPRRNGALDDEPRRTRCRKTDGREDRQYYKVVGVSTKLRSSGGFVAKRKDSSPTCNGAKPLVVKFRKVRRSELSVLSDEAEQFMFPKRASSTSSTSSDDDDDDDEKKESPRRKTPTLERRRQARPTALKEESSEEDSWLDDKRRRKRRVVPVARRTRRAPCKPPTPEPEPPPEIELPVEKEPVPDPEPEVSPLREEPVEKCMKWEDGRLKYTPAVEQLEFAFESVPRSEPWFETFTRQDHDQVSVRNVPRCFALYSKSPKLPYEIGQLPPLKPDCCPLSALPAPAAAREPRAERYGTRGLKTRKLHKRVAAVAAQGSRPRKSPREHASTLAMLGSAGLHRRGPDDSKSTASEDTVSDALSAKPEPSEAHERLRRFLSEVFDDAAEYELDEVQGGGLPAAAAPPDVLGLVSECDGCDIIRRELAERRRARRRTRFKNRTGWPTKRKPKKGSRTDSEKTESSLDRSSVASGDTCDEDDPSEVEGTVPPKVEDEREATAGEPLRLDVKVLLEDEKKAERVAKRGSARSSEEEEERGRKRRRALSNLAGTWLQPVVRVARVDAAARRLRSAAKPRASRTR; this is encoded by the exons ATGCTCGACCGCGTCCGCCACGCGCCCACACCACACAACTACGTGCTGCTCTCGGTTGAGAAG GCGATAGCTCTATTGGATAAACTGTATGACACGTTCTTCGCGGCCCCGCGTAAATCGAATGTCAGGCTCTTCACAAAACATTATATCAAGATTGAATTTTTGGACAA ACAGTGCAGGCCTCTGTATAAAGAGTTTGACGCGTGGCCCGAGTTCTCATTAGAACCTAACCCGGAGAGGAAAGATAAGAAGGACCCCATTATAAACCAAGGAGTCACGGTCAATAACAACTACCAAAATATAATTGGACAGAATCGCGA AATGACACGGAAGAACAATCGTCCGCGAATAAAAGAGAAAGAGGATAAGGAGcccgggggcgggggcgggtaCTGCTCGGCGTGCGGCGCCGTGTTCGCGGACCTGGCCGCGCACTCGCGCTCGCCGCGCCACGCCGCCTTCGCGCGCGACACCAGCAACTTCCTCGCGCTCGACTCCCTCATCGGCGCCTCCTTCCCCGTCAACGGCGAGCGCCGCTCCCTGCGCCACGTGTGCAACGGCGACCCGGACCCGCGCCGCAACGGCGCCCTAGACGACGAACCCCGCCGCACGCGCTGCAGGAAAACCGACGGCCGGGAGGACCGCCAGTATTACAAGGTCGTCGGGGTCAGCACGAAGCTCCGCTCGAGCGGGGGCTTCGTCGCCAAACGGAAGGACTCGTCCCCGACGTGCAACGGGGCGAAACCGCTCGTGGTCAAGTTCAGAAAAGTGCGGCGCTCCGAGCTGTCGGTGCTCAGTGATGAGGCGGAGCAGTTCATGTTTCCGAAGCGCGCCAGCTCGACCAGCTCCACTTCCTCggatgacgatgatgatgatgatgaaaaaaaGGAGTCTCCGCGGCgaaagacgccgacgctcgaacgGCGACGTCAGGCGCGTCCGACCGCATTAAAAGAGGAGTCGTCCGAAGAAGACAGCTGGTTAGATGACAAGCGGCGGCGGAAGCGGCGAGTGGTCCCCGTCGCGAGGAGAACGCGGCGAGCGCCCTGTAAACCTCCCACGCCCGAGCCCGAACCGCCGCCCGAAATAGAACTACCGGTAGAAAAGGAACCGGTTCCGGACCCTGAGCCCGAAGTGAGTCCGCTCCGGGAGGAGCCGGTCGAGAAATGTATGAAGTGGGAAGACGGCCGGCTCAAGTACACGCCGGCGGTGGAACAGTTGGAGTTCGCGTTCGAGAGCGTGCCGCGGAGCGAGCCCTGGTTCGAGACCTTCACGCGGCAGGACCACGACCAGGTCTCGGTCAGAAACGTGCCACGGTGTTTCG CATTGTACTCCAAGTCGCCAAAGCTGCCATACGAGATCGGTCAGCTGCCGCCGCTGAAGCCGGACTGCTGCCCGCTCAGCGCCCTGCCCGCGCCGGCCGCCGCGCGCGAGCCGCGCGCCGAGCGCTACGGCACGAGAGGCCTCAAGACCCGCAAGCTGCACAAGCGGGTCGCCGCCGTCGCCGCGCAGGGCTCCCGGCCGAGGAAGTCCCCCCGCGAGCACGCGAGCACGCTCGCCATGCTCGGCTCGGCCGGCCTGCACCGCCGCGGCCCCGACGACTCCAAGTCCACCGCCTCCGAGGACACCGTCAGCGACGCGCTCAGCGCCAAGCCGGAGCCTTCCGAGGCCCACGAGCGGCTCCGGAGGTTCCTCTCCGAGGTGTTCGACGACGCAGCCGAGTACGAGTTGGACGAGGTGCAGGGCGGAGGCCTGCCCGCCGCCGCGGCGCCGCCCGACGTGCTCGGGCTCGTGTCCGAGTGCGACGGCTGCGACATCATCCGCCGCGAGTTGGCCGAGcggcgccgcgcccgccgccgcacgCGCTTCAAGAACAGGACCGGCTGGCCCACCAAGAGGAAGCCGAAGAAGGGCTCGCGCACCGACAGCGAGAAAACCGAGAGCAGCCTCGACCGGTCGTCCGTCGCGTCCGGGGACACCTGCGACGAGGACGACCCGTCCGAGGTCGAGGGGACGGTCCCGCCGAAGGTCGAGGACGAGCGGGAGGCGACGGCCGGCGAGCCGCTGCGGCTCGACGTGAAAGTGCTCCTCGAGGACGAGAAAAAAGCGGAGAGAGTGGCCAAAAGAGGGTCGGCGCGCTCGtccgaggaggaggaggagcgAGGGAGAAAGAGGAGGCGCGCGCTGAGCAACCTGGCCGGCACGTGGCTGCAGCCCGTCGTGCGCGTGGCGCGCGTggacgcggcggcgcggcggctgcGCTCCGCCGCCAAGCCGCGCGCCAGCCGCACCCGGTAG